The window TTTAAGTATGACCCCCGGGGTAACACTCTGTGGAGATGGTTTGATAGAAGGAGGGTATGGGTCTCCGGCTTCTCTTCCTGTGTGACCGATACCGCAGGGAATATATTCACCGCCGGCTTAAAGGTTCATCGTCCATATCCTTATGATACTATATTTATGGAGGTATGGAAATTTAGCCCAGAAGGAGAATCAATCTGGGTATTCCCCTACCTTTTAGGCTCCACTTTCACTGCCGGATATCCCTGGTTTGAGATTGATTTGGATAGGGAAGGGGATATAATTGTTGCCGCACCCAAGGAGACCCTTGTCTATCTTTTCAAGATTACCGAGCGAAGTATTACTCCGGAGGATAGAAGGAGGATTTCAAGGCAACCACTTTGCCCAACTCTCTTCTTAAAGAGAGATACTAAGATGAAATTCTTTCTTAATGAAATCTATGACCGAACCGGTAGACTCCTCCTGAGAGACAATAGAGAAGAAGGATTCTTAAATACCCTCCCAGAAGGAATTTACTTCCTCAGGGGGGATGAAGAAAGGAAAAAATTTATAAAGGTTATCCTTTTGGACTGAGGCAGGAAAGGATAAAAGGGTGTCGCGTTGACTTTTCGTATTTCTCATTTATAATACATTTTAATAATAAAAAATAAAAGGAAGGAAAAATGCCAACCTTTTTCTCTCTAATCGAAGTAATTGAAATGGCTATTGCTGTGGAAAAAGCCGGGAGGGTTTATTACGAAGAAGTGGCGAAAAGGACAAAAGACCCGGAAATGAAAGATTTATTCTCTTTTTTGGCTAACGAAGAGTTGAAGCACGAAAGGCGGTTTCGGGAATTGGGAGAAAGGATAAAGGCTTCTCCTTACTCCCTTCCTGGGAAGTGGGAGGAAATCCAACCTTATCTTCAAGTGATTACTGATTCCCATTTCTTTACCGGGAGTGAGAAGGTGATAAAACAGACCGAAAAGGCAAAAGAACCGAAGGAGATTCTGGAATATGCTATCCGGTTTGAAAAAGAGACGATCCTTTTCTATCATGAAATTTTGGGTTTGGTGAAAGAAGAAGACCAGAAAATCGTTCAGGAGATTATCGCCGAAGAGAGGTCGCACATTAAGAAGTTAGGTGAGATTTTAGTCAAGTATTGAAAGATGAGAGAAGTTTGTCAACCAATCCTATTCGCCATTGGTGAAGAGAAGAAGGCGCTTATCACTTATTTACGATTTGCC is drawn from candidate division WOR-3 bacterium and contains these coding sequences:
- a CDS encoding T9SS type A sorting domain-containing protein encodes the protein MTDTAGNIFTAGLKVHRPYPYDTIFMEVWKFSPEGESIWVFPYLLGSTFTAGYPWFEIDLDREGDIIVAAPKETLVYLFKITERSITPEDRRRISRQPLCPTLFLKRDTKMKFFLNEIYDRTGRLLLRDNREEGFLNTLPEGIYFLRGDEERKKFIKVILLD
- a CDS encoding ferritin family protein, whose protein sequence is MPTFFSLIEVIEMAIAVEKAGRVYYEEVAKRTKDPEMKDLFSFLANEELKHERRFRELGERIKASPYSLPGKWEEIQPYLQVITDSHFFTGSEKVIKQTEKAKEPKEILEYAIRFEKETILFYHEILGLVKEEDQKIVQEIIAEERSHIKKLGEILVKY